The genomic region CTTTGAATAGAATATACATTAAAAACCCTTAATAAAAAAAATTAAGGGTTTTTTTGACTCGAAAATATAAATAATAAATGGGGGATGAAAAATGAATAGCTTAGTTCAGATATTATATGGCTATTCTAGAATACTTTTTATTTTTATCATATATTTAATAGCTGTAAACATTTTTTCATTTGCACTAATGTTTATTGATAAGTACAAGGCTAAAAGGGATCAGTGGAGAATTAAAGAATCAACATTTATCGTTCTTTCGTTTGTCGGAGGATCTATTGGGGTATTAATAGGTATGGTTGCATTTAGACATAAGACAAATAAGCAAAAGTTTTATATTGGAGTACCGATATTTTATTTGATAAACATTATAGTGTTCTACATAATTATAAACAGATTTGTTTAAAAGAACCTATTTCCCAGGAAAAGTGTTGTAATATGTCAAAAAGACTAAAAATATAACTTTGGTGCATAATATATTTTATCAGAGTAAACACACCGCAGTATTAGGAGGTATAGAATGTCTATAAAAGAGAAAATAGTGGAATTTATGAGAGAGTCCGCTTATAGTCCAATGCTTGAAGAAGAACTAATAAATGCTTTAGAAATTGAAGGTAAAGAAAAAAAGGTATTTGGTAAACTTTTAAGCGAGATGGAACAAGAAGGTTTAATAATTAAAACTAGAAAGAAAAGATATGGTGTTCCTGAGAGAATGGGACTAATCGTAGGTAGGCTTGAAAGCCATTCGAGAGGTTACGGATTTGTTGTTTCTGAGTTAGAAGAAGTAAGGGATGTATTTATACCGTCAAACTTTATGAATGGTGGTATGCATAGAGACAAGGTTATTGCTAGAATTAACAATATGGGTAGTGATTCAAAAAAATGTGAAGGCGAAATAATAAGGATTCTTGAAAGAGCCAATTCAGAAATTGTTGGTACTTATGAGGATAGTAGAAATTTTGGATTTGTTGTTCCAGATGATAATAAACTATCGATGGATGTATTTATACCGAAAGGTGAGCGAAATGGAGCTAAAACTGGAAGCAAGGTAGTATGTGAAATTACAAAATGGCCTGAGGCCAGAAGAAACCCGGAAGGAAGAATAATCGAGGTATTAGGCGATAAGGACGATGTTGGAACTGATATTTTAGCAATAATGAGACAGTATAAGTTAGATCCAGATTTTCCTGAGGAAGTAATGGATGAAGTTAATTCTATTCCAGAGGAAATACCTGAGGATGAAATTAAAAGAAGAGTTGATTTAAGACATATAAAAATGGTCACAATCGACGGGGCAGATGCAAAGGATTTAGACGATGCAGTTTCTGTTGAAAAACTAGGCAACGGAAATTATAAGTTGGGTGTTCATATTGCTGATGTAGCACATTATGTAAGAGAAAATACAGAATTAGATAAGGAAGCAGTAAAAAGGGCTACTAGTGTTTATCTAGTGGATAGAGTTATTCCAATGTTACCTAAAAAATTATCAAATGGGGTTTGTAGTTTGAATCCACATATAGATAGATTAACTCTAACATGTTTTATGGAAAT from Serpentinicella alkaliphila harbors:
- a CDS encoding DUF1294 domain-containing protein, yielding MNSLVQILYGYSRILFIFIIYLIAVNIFSFALMFIDKYKAKRDQWRIKESTFIVLSFVGGSIGVLIGMVAFRHKTNKQKFYIGVPIFYLINIIVFYIIINRFV